The Micromonospora sp. WMMD961 genome has a segment encoding these proteins:
- the rpmA gene encoding 50S ribosomal protein L27: protein MAHKKGASSSRNGRDSAAQRLGVKRFGGQVVSAGEIIIRQRGTKFHPGDLVGRGGDDTLFALSAGAVLFGTKRGRKTVSIVPQQ from the coding sequence ATGGCTCACAAAAAGGGTGCGTCCAGCTCGCGTAACGGTCGTGACTCCGCGGCCCAGCGACTCGGCGTGAAGCGCTTCGGTGGTCAGGTCGTCAGCGCCGGTGAGATCATCATCCGGCAGCGTGGCACCAAGTTCCACCCCGGTGACCTGGTCGGCCGTGGCGGCGACGACACGCTGTTCGCGCTGTCCGCCGGTGCGGTCCTGTTCGGCACCAAGCGCGGTCGCAAGACCGTCAGCATCGTTCCGCAGCAGTAG